From Plasmodium malariae genome assembly, chromosome: 8:
tttgtttcgcTTCTTTTGTGCTAGATATAACAGATTACGTCAAACtatcttttaaattaatttctccttttaagaattttttatagttaaataattgtatatatatataatacacttACATTgtttttcattcatttttcttgttattttattgttttaatgTTTGGGAGTTTACGGGAccactttattttataattattcttttttattgtcAATTTACTAATTCTTTTGTTGTTCTTTCGAATgtattatttgatatataaataaatatatatatatataatataatgtaatatattacttaatCGTACgaagaaagaagaaaaatttaaagagcTCCTCAAAATTTATCTGAATTATAGAGTTAATAAACTAATATTAATAAGATGATTAGTTATCAcctttttgctttttttttttttttttttttttattttttcatgtatataGTTGTTTCTATGTAACAGATGGTAGCTCTATAATTCTAGAGAATATTGGAACAAAATAcaagtaatattatatactttttactATGACAAagagaataataatttttatatacatttatttcatGTGAGAAAACTGTTCAAGTATGCATGCCATTTTGTTTGTTCTTGTATTCATCCTCTTTATGTTCGTATCCATATGTCTTATTACACacctatttatttatgttttacatTTGGCGCTTTCATTTAGCTCTtgcatttttccttttttttaatagactTTTTTCAACAGATATGAAATGGGGAAGTGGGTCAGGGAATCAGTTAGTGGTAACACAtttaaaagtgaaaaaaaaataaaaaataaataatattggTAATGATGATTATAATATTGGTAGTAacgatgataataatattggtagtgatgatgatgataatattggtagtgatgatgatgataatattggtagtgatgatgatgataataataataataaatatgtcgTACACTCTAATACTTAAAACAATTTAACTTCTCactttaaaagaaatttttttttttttttttttgttataaagTATGCATATAagtttatgtacatatgtttatatgtgtattaaaAGAGAGATACCTTTTTTACTGTTTAGTTGTGTAAAAATCTTCATCTTGTTCAGTAAAAGAACaaaagttttattatatatgtttctgtagttataaatatatacatatatatacatatgtgtattacgtttatgtatgcataaCTGCTCGTATAATAAGTacatgaataatttttacaaaagacCGCAGTAACTACCAACAAGAATGAGGAGGATTTATTGTGGACAGTTAACGTTTACGAAGGTATAAAgccaaaaagaaaattaaaaaaaaacaaataataataataataaaataaaataatttggaaaattgagaagaaaaaaaagtaaaataagcGTATGTATACGCAACATTCGatgaaaatgttattttattttattatttattttattgtttatttttttattttattttattttattttttattattttattttttattattttattttttattatttttttttatcttaatataGAAGGGAAAAGTTTTAcaggaaataaaataaactgtGATGAAATTGTTACATTAAAGCATGTAAAGTCTAATGGATATTTAATAGGGTCATCACATGATTCCATTTTATCGAACAATTATgaggtaataaaaaatgtagcTTCTGCATGTGTAAGGGGcatgcatatgtacacataatacaagtacatgcatatatgtatatacatatacgtacatgaTGTGGTCCCCCTGAAATATTCCATACAAGCTgttgtatatgtgtattatgTACGTTTCTGCTTCTTTTAATAGTTAAGTGTTCATCAGGATAACTCATCGGGGAAATTCCAAGTAGtatgtgaaaataaaaaaaataaatcatattGGAAATTGGgtgaaaatgtttttttgaaaaatataaaccaTAATGGTTATTTGTCTACTAGCAAAAATTACGAGTAATACCTTAAGATGAAATATTCCATTAGAGATTGCACCTtcgtaaatatttttacacatatgtacatgtacctatatatgtatatctttACACAACGTACTTTCCTCTTTACATGTTAATACCtatttgttaatttgttATTACAGATTCAATCAGTATAATTGTTATAACTGCCCCATTTTGTATCATTTGGAGGCTTGCATTATGAAATACAATAATCAAAAGGACGATCAGAAATGGAGGGCTAAATCGGTAAATAACAgagaaagaaatattatttacatatgcgCATGTGcacctttttatttatgcatatatgtaagcAGTGGGTGAGAACACGCGTATACAAATTTGGacatatgcaaatatatacatatatatatatatatataaatttgtacCAATGCACATGAAaccaaaaatttttttaacttcaaATTTGTAGGGGGTAATTATATCacattttaattatgataaaagTGAGAAATATACTAATGATGAACTTTGAATTGTTtcccaattttttttttaaaaattatgtacaaaCATGTATTATGGAAATCTTGTAAATTTAGAATGTTTACATAGaagttccttttttttttttttcattttattttcctcttttcTATTCCTCTTTTCTATTCCCATTTTCCTTTCCTATTTTCCTTTCCCATTTTCCTTTCTCATTTTCCTTTcccattttccttttctattttccttatcttttatacttttcttattaccttttttcccatatatattaatttttttttttgtatttccaccttaaacaaataaataaataaattaacataattaaaacataaaatttcGCAGTCGATAAgttaatcaaaataaaacaaaacagtgataataaaaaataaggtaaAGGCAGGGACAAAACGTTTGGCTAGcttcaaaagaaaaagaaaaaaaaaaaaaaaaatatatatatatatatatatatgtgtgtgtgcgTATGCGTATGCGTGCATCCCTACTAATTTTCCTTCTCGCTGAGCGCACTGCGCTGGAGCTTCAACTCCTTAGTTCTTCGGTCGACGTTgttgaaataattttgtatcCACTTATGTCTggatttataataattgaactggtatatattatttaaatatctCAATTTTTCCCTGAAATAATATCTAGAATGTGCGCATATGTATGGATACCATTCAATTAAGGTGTCTTTGTTAATTCTATCTTGATGTAAATATAACCGCATATTATGAGATAAGGTACGAGGAACATTTCCCctaatgaatattttatgataaaattcTTGTATGTTCATTTGTTTAATTGTATATGTAAAAGTATTTCTATAACTTTTAACCAATCCAAAATGTCCAAGTGCatgatatttaatatatttcattggTGTGTTGTAATGTATTTGTACATTGTCAATATACAGTCTTGAAACATCACCATTAAAAGtgtttacaatttttttttttgaatttaataaagaatttagaatattatttatccGGATTTGTGGTATGGATTCTAAAAATACTAAAGCATCCTCTAAATGTAATCCTTTTATAAGCCTTCCAAAACtatataaatttcttaaaCTTATTTTTAACTGATATACTTTAAATGTCCAAAATACATCgtcttttctattttttattttttcttcttttttatttcgaaTTTTTGGTATTATACCTTTtctaatatatcttttttcattatatctATGAATTATTCTTCTTCTCCATTCCCAAAACCCCTTCTTCCTGTAATAAGGATTTCTTAGCTGTACATTtgtattaacatattttttatttattaaaaaaaagttcttTTCAATTATCTTTTCTAACTTACATAGTAGCAtgatacataaaaatgtcgtgcaattattataatatgtaattaataCTGTCTGTTGAACATATTTTTgcaatattatttaaaaaaatttttttttcctttttctcagattttaattttttctacttTGTAACATAATGTTAACAGTTTTGCGTGTTTTGCTTCGTATGcacaatgtatatatattagtattttTTCGTTTACATATTAAGCTGCTATAATATCTTTCATCATTTTGCTTGGTTATTTCGTGAAATGAAACTTTGATccgtttcattttttctcgTTACTTCGTTACActcaattcttttttttttttttttctcattttatgTAATAGTATAATTGCCTATATGAAATGCACTATACCATTTTGTGTAATTTTATtctaccatttttttttttttttttttttttgttatatagtATCATGCGAAAAGAAGCTAACCtttgttcatttaattatttatttgtttatctattttttaaaaacaacatTGAACTAggttaatttataattatatcaaGACGAACTacgttattttatattccttCTCATTTctatacttttaaaaagagctaaaaaaaataacagcGTTTTATGCCCTCCTTATGACCATAATATTTCAGTATTGgttatatgtgtacatttgCATAAGCAATGATTTAAATGGTGTATAAATAGTGCACACACGATTGCtcatgtatgtattaatgtATGGGTATATGTATGGGTACatgaatgtatataagtatgtatatgtgaatgtatgtatgtgtatatgaatgtatataagtatgtatatgtgaatgtatgtatgtatgtatgtatgtgtatatgaatgtatataagtatgtatatgtgaatgtatgtatgtatgtatgtatgtatgtatatgaatgtatataagtatgtatgtgtatatgaatgtatataagtatgtatatgtgaatgtatgtatgtatgtatgtatgtatgtatgtgggCATGTATGCTTGTATGCATGTGCACGTTTAaccatttaaataaaatttcttacAAATATATTGCTCACAATTTTAAGAGATTTACACGAGTGCGCCCCTTTTAGAttccttttaatttaatgATACCAATACGACTTACAAGTTCCGTTGGGGGGAACACaggaataatttatatttcatctTTAGAGATTTATATTTCAACTTCAgagatttatatttaatccttagagatttatatttaatccttagagatttatatttcatctttatagatttttttttgttttactctattttattattattattttttttttcttttctttttgctTGGGATATCGTATAgaaaatacatacaaacgATAATCaaatgcaaaataaaaaaaaaattctaaaatCAAATTAGCAGTTAATGAGTTATATAACAGTAGCAGactacataaatatatatatatatatatatatatttatataaatgaatgaatgaataaactCTTCAAGAATTAGTTTTAAAATGGACTTAAAGAAGGCTGAATGTATTTGGGACGCTTTGAACGActtacataaaaatgataagaatgttaataaaaaaaagagaaaaagaaatataaataaatgaaagttACATCAGCAGCAGTAGTAGTGTCCGCATAGAAGCAATAACACCATCAAGTACAGTGGTTAATGATGACAACGatttatacctttttttttttttttcttcattccTTTATTGTGCAGgcttatgaaaaatttatgaaaaagcACATGAACAAATTAAACCAGACGAAACCTATTAAGCCTAAGTTTTGCTTTTGTGTAGTGACAGATGTTGAGAGAGTTTCTATCAAAACTAAGACtaatgaatataaagaaaaaatatgtgattattttattaatatatattatactaataaaattaaagcaCCAGTTCTTCCAGACGATTTTatgaagaatataaataatataaattttgaaaacatttttataagtacatgtaaaattaaaggaGAAAGCTCAAAAGACATGTATGCGGAAGCAGTTATTCattccattatatataaaaatatgaatgatgtcctttttaaaaatataattataacaagaattttggaaattataaataactcTGAAAAAACGCTTAgcaatgatataaatattaatacgaattcttttaaatttatagaaTTACAATATATCCCCCAAACTACTCATTATTTAAATCCGCACTGTGCAGATTATAATATAAGTCAAGAAAATCAACCAACAGTAGATGAGACTGATATCAAATTTTACAACATACTAAATGAAAAgcaaagtaaaattaataatacaacagaggatgaaaaaaaagaaataaaaatatttgactcatccaataatattttgaatgaTATGCAATCAGTAAAAACTATTAAACAAAGTAAAGGCAACGAAAGTCATAAAATTAACATACCAAAGCAAGTAAAGTCCTATCATTATTCTATTATTGACaggttaaatatttttttttttattcaccTAATggtttttttatacatatacctaTGTGGATACGCATGTA
This genomic window contains:
- the PmUG01_08026800 gene encoding 50S ribosomal protein L22, mitochondrial, putative, with protein sequence MLLCKLEKIIEKNFFLINKKYVNTNVQLRNPYYRKKGFWEWRRRIIHRYNEKRYIRKGIIPKIRNKKEEKIKNRKDDVFWTFKVYQLKISLRNLYSFGRLIKGLHLEDALVFLESIPQIRINNILNSLLNSKKKIVNTFNGDVSRLYIDNVQIHYNTPMKYIKYHALGHFGLVKSYRNTFTYTIKQMNIQEFYHKIFIRGNVPRTLSHNMRLYLHQDRINKDTLIEWYPYICAHSRYYFREKLRYLNNIYQFNYYKSRHKWIQNYFNNVDRRTKELKLQRSALSEKEN
- the PmUG01_08026900 gene encoding conserved Plasmodium protein, unknown function, which translates into the protein MDLKKAECIWDALNDLHKNDKNAYEKFMKKHMNKLNQTKPIKPKFCFCVVTDVERVSIKTKTNEYKEKICDYFINIYYTNKIKAPVLPDDFMKNINNINFENIFISTCKIKGESSKDMYAEAVIHSIIYKNMNDVLFKNIIITRILEIINNSEKTLSNDININTNSFKFIELQYIPQTTHYLNPHCADYNISQENQPTVDETDIKFYNILNEKQSKINNTTEDEKKEIKIFDSSNNILNDMQSVKTIKQSKGNESHKINIPKQVKSYHYSIIDRFLHIILTFNNISYDDLEIIKKDNNIDICVSNSSNDCMSLNFKESLSDNVTAYFNEKLLKLTISVELLY
- the PmUG01_08026700 gene encoding dolichyl-phosphate-mannose protein mannosyltransferase, putative, producing the protein CFYVTDGSSIILENIGTKYKLFSTDMKWGSGSGNQLVTAVTTNKNEEDLLWTVNVYEEGKSFTGNKINCDEIVTLKHVKSNGYLIGSSHDSILSNNYELSVHQDNSSGKFQVVCENKKNKSYWKLGENVFLKNINHNGYLSTSKNYEFNQYNCYNCPILYHLEACIMKYNNQKDDQKWRAKSGVIISHFNYDKSEKYTNDEL